From Paenibacillus graminis, a single genomic window includes:
- a CDS encoding RluA family pseudouridine synthase translates to MTGGGSWSRRGEWLEVMPGRVITAAGEPEAAIDKWLLATVGMPAKLHARLRREGGIQWKGDRLRLALFPYREAGIEPAWQALEVLFEDDFCLVAHKPAGMAVHPDGSGNEVTLDHVVAAHYAAAGSGIAVRHIHRLDKDTTGPVLYAKNEYAQLALDEDMRAKAVSRLYAAIVKGTVPPELKLIDVPIGRDRHHAARRRVSPGGQAAVTRIMGREVLRGSTVLKVQLETGRTHQIRVHLSHLGHPLYGDALYGGPPWSAAGQRSHSGGTAVSESAWSTGAGRMDQDSPGGSGTVPARSGPAGSIGPGRQALHGELLAFSHPWTREQLEIADPWPEDMLRLRIQLGGAPQV, encoded by the coding sequence GCCATTGACAAGTGGCTGCTTGCTACCGTGGGAATGCCTGCCAAGCTCCATGCGCGGCTGCGCCGTGAAGGCGGTATTCAGTGGAAGGGAGACCGGCTGCGGCTGGCGCTGTTCCCTTACCGCGAGGCTGGCATCGAGCCGGCCTGGCAGGCGCTTGAGGTGCTGTTCGAGGATGATTTCTGTCTCGTTGCCCATAAGCCTGCGGGCATGGCAGTCCATCCGGATGGCAGCGGGAATGAGGTCACACTTGATCATGTGGTTGCTGCCCATTATGCCGCCGCCGGCAGCGGCATCGCGGTACGCCATATCCACCGTCTGGACAAGGATACAACAGGCCCGGTCCTGTACGCGAAGAATGAGTATGCGCAGCTTGCACTCGACGAGGATATGCGGGCCAAAGCCGTCTCAAGACTGTATGCGGCGATCGTAAAAGGCACCGTGCCGCCCGAGCTGAAGCTGATCGATGTGCCTATTGGCCGCGACCGCCATCATGCGGCACGCCGGCGGGTCTCGCCGGGCGGGCAGGCTGCGGTGACGCGGATAATGGGCCGCGAGGTCCTTCGAGGCAGCACTGTGCTGAAGGTGCAGCTGGAGACCGGGCGGACGCACCAGATCCGCGTCCATCTCAGCCACCTGGGCCATCCGCTGTATGGGGATGCTCTATACGGCGGCCCGCCGTGGAGTGCTGCGGGCCAGCGTTCTCATTCCGGCGGGACCGCGGTTAGTGAGTCTGCCTGGAGCACCGGCGCAGGACGCATGGATCAGGATAGCCCCGGCGGCAGCGGGACTGTTCCTGCCAGGTCCGGTCCCGCCGGTTCCATTGGTCCGGGCCGCCAGGCACTGCATGGCGAACTGCTGGCGTTCAGCCATCCATGGACCAGGGAGCAGCTTGAAATAGCTGACCCCTGGCCGGAGGATATGCTGCGTTTACGGATACAGCTGGGAGGAGCGCCGCAGGTGTAA